The following coding sequences are from one Megamonas funiformis window:
- a CDS encoding phage tail protein: MVVAWTLSVNPSDNYLECNGQVVDSTKYPKLYALMHNTPDYRGVFLRGLGSVTSNHYGTVTHTSSNLGELQGDAIRNITGTTPAAAEESGGSFSGVFYSNGLGSGTGEWSHTDHRIGFNASRVVPVAVENRPINKAVRYFIKAK; the protein is encoded by the coding sequence ATGGTAGTAGCTTGGACCTTATCTGTTAATCCTTCAGATAACTATTTAGAATGTAATGGTCAGGTCGTAGATAGTACTAAATACCCTAAGCTCTATGCTTTAATGCATAATACTCCAGACTATAGAGGTGTTTTTCTTCGCGGTTTAGGTTCAGTTACTAGCAATCATTATGGAACAGTTACTCATACTTCATCTAATCTAGGAGAATTACAGGGAGATGCTATTCGTAATATAACAGGTACTACTCCAGCAGCTGCTGAAGAATCAGGAGGTTCTTTCAGTGGTGTATTCTACTCTAATGGTTTAGGCAGTGGTACAGGGGAATGGAGTCATACAGATCATAGAATAGGATTTAATGCCAGTAGAGTAGTTCCAGTAGCAGTAGAAAATAGACCTATCAATAAAGCAGTTCGTTATTTTATTAAAGCCAAATGA
- a CDS encoding tyrosine-type recombinase/integrase produces the protein MKNKNITFGNYMYNWYMIYKYPKHEITTRNVCLTYINIHVKPSNIGRKFIQNLSTRDVQEFLSNLLQYGNKSILRMKKKGLSNWTVNKIRSLIISCLNQAVRENIVKENVASYTENIRIINVPKNIFTKEQQVLFLNNSKNYRYHLAYELLFFTGTRRSEILGLSWDKVNFHNNTIFISQVLVVINNKPKLKAIPKNKSSIRVIPLPQELMNKLLILKKEQEEYFSKHKYTNMYNLVFCTKKGDVYNPNNLLQNMKKRLKRLGLPKDLHIHSTRHTFATNLIHNKVAIVDIQKLGGWANPDILLNLYAHTLQESQIKAIDELYANFKK, from the coding sequence ATGAAAAACAAAAATATCACGTTTGGTAATTATATGTATAACTGGTATATGATATACAAATATCCTAAACATGAAATCACTACAAGAAATGTATGTTTGACCTACATTAATATTCATGTAAAACCTTCTAATATAGGTAGAAAATTTATCCAAAATCTTTCAACTAGAGATGTACAAGAATTTTTATCTAATTTATTACAATATGGAAATAAATCTATTTTACGTATGAAGAAAAAAGGCTTATCTAATTGGACAGTTAATAAAATACGTTCACTTATAATATCTTGTTTAAATCAGGCTGTTAGAGAAAATATTGTAAAAGAAAATGTAGCCTCATATACAGAGAATATTAGGATTATTAATGTACCTAAAAATATTTTTACTAAAGAACAACAAGTATTGTTTTTGAATAATTCTAAAAATTATAGATATCATCTGGCATATGAATTATTATTTTTTACAGGAACTAGACGAAGTGAGATTTTAGGACTTAGTTGGGACAAAGTTAATTTTCATAATAATACTATATTTATAAGCCAAGTTTTAGTTGTCATCAATAATAAACCTAAGCTAAAAGCTATTCCTAAAAATAAATCTTCGATTAGAGTTATACCACTACCACAAGAATTGATGAATAAGTTATTAATACTAAAAAAAGAACAAGAAGAATATTTTTCTAAGCATAAATATACTAATATGTATAATCTTGTATTTTGTACTAAAAAAGGCGATGTTTACAATCCTAATAATCTCTTACAAAACATGAAAAAAAGATTGAAGCGTTTAGGGTTACCAAAGGACTTGCATATTCATAGTACAAGACATACTTTTGCTACAAATCTTATTCACAATAAAGTGGCTATCGTAGATATTCAAAAATTAGGTGGTTGGGCAAATCCAGATATATTATTAAATTTGTATGCCCATACTTTACAAGAAAGTCAAATAAAAGCGATAGATGAATTATATGCAAATTTCAAAAAATAA
- a CDS encoding type IV secretion system protein: MSIKDFLKPAPYINNTNPINPSDRAKNDYDVELSKLTNDRFNLLRLVAILAFVIVIMTISLIYFATKSEIKPYIVEVDTQTGIVRNAGYLQEQKYEPQEVAKKYFITDFIKKMREIPLDPVLYKRNINSSYAFLSRDAMGKLNHYLQSEDIAKALGHKTVQVEINVILPLTESNNSYQVRWIETRYSLDTGNKETVEMSGVFTIAVKPPENEEMALKNPLGIYITDFSWDKEAVKQDKNKK; this comes from the coding sequence ATGAGTATTAAAGACTTTTTAAAACCAGCACCATACATTAATAACACAAACCCCATAAATCCCTCTGACAGAGCAAAAAATGATTATGATGTTGAATTATCTAAGTTAACCAATGATAGATTTAACCTTTTACGATTAGTCGCAATTTTAGCTTTTGTCATAGTTATAATGACAATTTCCTTAATTTATTTTGCTACAAAATCTGAAATAAAGCCATATATTGTAGAAGTAGATACACAAACGGGAATAGTTAGAAATGCAGGCTATCTACAAGAACAAAAATATGAACCACAAGAGGTAGCTAAAAAATATTTTATAACAGATTTTATCAAAAAAATGCGAGAAATACCTTTAGACCCTGTGCTATATAAAAGGAATATTAACTCATCTTATGCCTTTTTAAGTAGAGATGCTATGGGAAAATTAAATCATTATCTACAATCTGAAGATATCGCTAAAGCTTTAGGTCATAAGACAGTGCAAGTAGAAATAAATGTTATCTTGCCACTTACAGAGAGCAATAATTCCTATCAAGTACGCTGGATAGAAACAAGATATAGTTTAGATACAGGAAATAAAGAAACTGTAGAAATGTCTGGAGTTTTTACCATTGCTGTAAAACCACCAGAGAATGAAGAAATGGCATTAAAAAATCCACTCGGTATATATATAACAGATTTTTCATGGGATAAAGAGGCTGTAAAACAAGATAAAAATAAAAAATAG
- a CDS encoding TrbG/VirB9 family P-type conjugative transfer protein has protein sequence MNRKIAAILAVLMINSYQIANANENTTVNEIKQDITKLNEHKDNKNYDVEQAVAKLYEKISDLEAKLEVEVDLATKDKDAKITDLQTKLDNITKEKQSVKEYLNDLKQNPPENKVNELPKLTYDAPKQTTKDYVILPPNSSRANNYIQDGKNAQGYARMVFSYGPEQVYKIYCKIGYLTDIKFKDNEKITYVGGGDTAQWLIDHATVENTSHLYVKPIANNISTNVIVNTDTGHIYQILLNSGDWFNPMVSWSYGNEDDIQKQIKQSMDNAYIEKDNIKPENISFNYKIKGNKNIDFMPTVVFNDKRKTYIKFKELDTLPVLFIKDKDKKLILANYKTSNNTFIVETIFDEAILKSADEEVTITRKD, from the coding sequence ATGAATAGAAAAATAGCTGCAATTTTAGCGGTATTAATGATAAATAGTTATCAAATAGCAAACGCAAATGAAAACACCACAGTAAATGAAATAAAACAAGATATAACAAAGCTTAATGAACACAAAGATAATAAAAACTATGATGTAGAACAAGCTGTAGCCAAGCTTTATGAAAAAATAAGTGATTTAGAAGCTAAATTAGAAGTTGAAGTAGACCTTGCCACCAAAGATAAAGACGCTAAAATAACTGATTTACAAACAAAACTAGATAATATCACTAAAGAAAAGCAATCCGTAAAAGAATATTTAAATGACCTTAAGCAAAATCCTCCAGAAAATAAAGTAAATGAATTACCAAAATTAACTTATGATGCACCAAAACAAACTACTAAAGATTATGTAATTTTGCCACCTAATTCTTCAAGAGCTAATAACTATATTCAAGATGGCAAAAATGCTCAGGGCTATGCTCGTATGGTATTTTCTTATGGACCAGAACAAGTATATAAGATTTACTGCAAAATAGGCTATCTAACAGATATTAAATTTAAAGATAATGAAAAAATAACTTATGTGGGTGGTGGAGATACTGCTCAATGGTTAATAGACCACGCTACAGTAGAAAACACATCTCATTTGTATGTGAAACCTATAGCTAATAATATATCTACAAATGTAATTGTAAATACGGATACAGGTCATATTTATCAAATACTATTAAATTCTGGCGATTGGTTTAACCCTATGGTTAGCTGGAGTTATGGAAATGAAGATGACATTCAAAAACAAATAAAACAATCTATGGATAATGCCTATATTGAAAAAGATAATATTAAGCCAGAAAATATAAGTTTTAATTACAAAATTAAAGGCAATAAAAATATAGATTTTATGCCAACAGTTGTATTTAATGATAAACGAAAAACATATATTAAATTTAAAGAATTAGATACATTACCTGTTTTATTTATTAAAGACAAAGATAAAAAATTAATCTTAGCCAACTATAAAACTTCTAATAATACTTTTATTGTAGAAACGATATTTGATGAAGCCATTTTAAAATCAGCTGATGAAGAAGTAACTATTACAAGGAAAGATTGA
- a CDS encoding TrbI/VirB10 family protein, whose protein sequence is MNILDKVRHKDTTYLTNNIKDNQPAETLGEALKKDEEDIDNLQTTTQTSTVNKKVVIGLFLFFMTVAVTVFIFSSDDSSDEKKENKPKVEVADTQNDYNVAKTGSVDTIPDNYDSLAKHEQQSKNINNQNQAQYVQKRPATNSSNNTNYYPENNNEVHYSRPVPILQSQPPSYIPKQQTSNTANTTSINSSNTNNEQKQDEKNIFAAAIKFMSFNQDNQDENTSETVTTENPTNNTFSYPQVNNINENTILAGTLINATLLSGINSQIGGQIMAQINNNIYDSLYGNNLLIPAGSKIIGQYESAIKQGQSRVDISWNTLIFPNGDTYNVENMFKSVDAQGYAGIKGDVNNHTGKQIGAGILASAIGALGNIATGNNYSEYGWRNSGDLAAQGAATSLINTASKLFEKQMNIEPEITVNPGTSINIMTITNLVF, encoded by the coding sequence ATGAATATATTAGACAAGGTTCGTCATAAAGACACAACTTATTTAACAAACAATATAAAAGATAATCAGCCTGCTGAAACCTTAGGTGAAGCACTGAAAAAAGATGAAGAAGACATAGATAATCTACAAACCACTACACAAACATCAACTGTTAATAAAAAAGTAGTTATAGGATTATTTTTATTCTTTATGACTGTAGCTGTAACCGTATTTATTTTTAGTTCAGATGATTCTTCCGATGAGAAAAAAGAAAATAAACCCAAGGTTGAAGTTGCAGATACTCAAAATGATTATAATGTAGCCAAAACAGGTAGCGTAGATACAATTCCAGATAATTATGATTCTCTAGCCAAACATGAGCAACAATCTAAAAATATTAATAATCAAAATCAAGCTCAATATGTACAAAAAAGACCAGCAACTAATTCAAGTAATAATACTAATTATTATCCAGAAAATAATAATGAAGTTCACTATTCAAGACCTGTACCAATATTACAAAGCCAGCCTCCTAGTTATATACCTAAGCAACAAACATCTAATACAGCCAATACTACTTCTATAAATTCATCAAATACAAATAATGAACAAAAACAAGATGAAAAAAATATATTTGCAGCAGCTATAAAATTTATGTCATTTAACCAAGATAACCAAGATGAAAATACAAGTGAAACAGTAACTACTGAAAATCCTACTAATAATACATTTTCCTATCCTCAAGTTAATAATATAAACGAAAATACTATTTTAGCAGGAACCTTAATCAATGCTACTCTTTTATCAGGCATTAACAGTCAAATCGGTGGGCAAATAATGGCTCAAATTAATAATAATATCTATGACTCTTTATATGGAAATAATTTATTAATTCCTGCTGGTAGCAAAATTATAGGTCAATATGAAAGTGCCATTAAGCAAGGACAATCAAGAGTAGATATATCTTGGAATACACTTATTTTTCCTAATGGAGATACCTATAATGTTGAAAATATGTTTAAATCAGTAGATGCTCAAGGTTATGCAGGTATAAAAGGAGATGTCAATAATCACACGGGAAAACAAATAGGAGCTGGTATATTAGCTAGTGCTATTGGAGCTTTAGGAAACATAGCTACTGGTAATAATTACAGTGAATATGGCTGGAGAAATAGTGGCGATTTAGCAGCTCAAGGAGCAGCTACAAGTCTTATAAATACAGCATCTAAGCTATTTGAAAAGCAAATGAATATCGAGCCAGAAATAACTGTTAATCCAGGAACATCAATTAATATCATGACAATTACTAATCTGGTTTTTTAA
- a CDS encoding type IV secretory system conjugative DNA transfer family protein: MQNPINRFITFLSITVLFTFIGIFVATQQVAYHCEYDSALGQGFQITNNIVLYKPWMFIIWYIHASDIIPTIIHNAENSIYICILLGMSISLFIIRRKSPNTSHGSATWGGKRDIKKAHLKAKEGVILGINPFTYTKNLIYKQTYLLQYDINEKSHTLIVAPTRTGKGVGVIIPTLLTWKESVFVLDIKDGENWDYTASFRRKGLKQKVLNFNPLDTKGITARWNPIAEVQYRTDREYADVMTIANMIADPTGKMANDPKSKHWVLTASALIEAVIMHLLYVHDKEHKPVPNMGDVTRFISSSSRSFDEAITEMMYYQHITPEEAFSDDNIFQKIYGDYVEINAFNDSFLETEETDSLKLRKIRSDILNISEDDLDKNSYYNDYSKFLNFSEIKAYFKDDYQNLDFEMKPYCFLLTHPRVASGAYKMASRAEEEQSSVLSTAATGFQLYQDPVISKNTAVSDFKLDDVMNYEKAVSLYLVASSADRAILQPIFRLMLDFFLRRNMKNLTERKKHKCLLLLDEFPQIGKIDQFEMAIATMAGYQLRSLIIIQNLSQLYSIYGKDTSIISNCAVRVFYTPNDDNTPKVISNMLGKETITVTSKSETNNLLKKNKSWQSAARDLMTVDEVLNLPESQEIVFINGKRPILAKKLLYYKIPFFLNRVSIWQKEDNNVLNPKYPPLLKSDYCTIVDSYTKLLPKAVEKGKLNSLSNNITLKKNTKKINSKLSVISLYILTIKNKIKTLLAKKKQQPEKISQPNFVVKDSINELQKPKTKTSITSAITSAEEVPVTAIEDIQQIEELEPIQNESEDNMNMLETKTDEQIPGMGDLITKQNTTKTTENEATFTDTFEDDDINQAKDNYTETVNNNNDETKNTEIEHVKSDEGSETKEINSKAEDNKTNQVNVVTEQTSTETSTNEPKPTTKSKKTIIQRKLIKRKSPSEVDMKMLSYLHNLGIANIEELNFYLDNCTLSIDEIQEKIARYQQELDEFAAIYDELEAS, from the coding sequence ATGCAAAATCCAATTAATAGATTTATAACCTTTCTATCAATAACCGTTTTATTTACCTTTATAGGAATATTTGTAGCTACTCAACAAGTAGCTTATCACTGCGAATATGATAGTGCTTTAGGACAAGGGTTTCAAATTACAAATAATATTGTTTTATATAAACCATGGATGTTTATTATCTGGTATATACACGCTTCAGATATAATTCCTACAATTATTCATAACGCTGAAAACAGCATCTATATTTGTATATTACTAGGTATGAGTATATCACTATTTATCATAAGGCGAAAATCTCCAAATACCTCTCATGGCTCAGCCACTTGGGGAGGTAAAAGAGATATAAAAAAAGCCCATTTAAAAGCTAAAGAAGGTGTAATTTTAGGAATTAACCCTTTTACTTATACAAAAAACTTAATCTATAAACAAACATATCTGCTGCAATATGACATCAATGAAAAATCTCATACACTTATTGTTGCCCCTACTCGTACAGGAAAAGGTGTAGGCGTTATTATTCCTACACTATTAACATGGAAAGAATCCGTTTTTGTTCTAGATATCAAAGATGGTGAAAACTGGGATTACACAGCTAGCTTTAGACGCAAAGGTTTAAAGCAAAAAGTACTAAATTTTAATCCTTTAGATACAAAGGGAATAACTGCTCGTTGGAATCCTATTGCTGAAGTCCAGTATAGAACAGATAGGGAATACGCTGATGTTATGACCATAGCCAATATGATAGCAGACCCTACAGGAAAAATGGCAAATGACCCTAAAAGCAAGCACTGGGTACTCACAGCATCAGCATTAATTGAAGCTGTTATTATGCACTTATTATATGTCCATGATAAAGAACATAAACCTGTACCTAATATGGGAGATGTAACTAGATTTATTTCTTCATCATCACGGTCTTTCGATGAGGCTATAACTGAAATGATGTATTATCAGCATATCACACCAGAAGAAGCATTTTCAGATGATAATATCTTTCAAAAAATTTATGGAGATTATGTAGAAATTAATGCTTTTAATGATAGTTTTTTAGAAACTGAAGAAACTGATAGTCTAAAACTCAGAAAAATACGCTCTGATATTTTAAATATTTCAGAAGATGATTTAGATAAAAACTCATATTATAACGATTACAGCAAGTTCTTAAATTTTAGTGAAATTAAAGCATATTTTAAAGATGATTATCAAAATCTAGATTTTGAAATGAAACCTTATTGTTTTTTATTAACTCACCCAAGAGTTGCCTCTGGAGCTTATAAAATGGCATCTCGAGCCGAAGAAGAACAGTCTTCTGTATTATCTACAGCAGCTACAGGATTTCAGCTTTATCAAGACCCTGTAATTTCTAAAAATACGGCTGTAAGTGATTTTAAACTTGATGATGTAATGAACTATGAAAAAGCTGTATCACTGTATCTTGTAGCTTCATCAGCAGATAGAGCAATTTTACAACCAATATTTCGCTTGATGCTAGATTTCTTTTTACGACGCAATATGAAAAATTTAACTGAACGAAAAAAGCATAAATGCCTACTATTATTAGATGAGTTCCCTCAAATAGGTAAAATTGACCAATTTGAAATGGCTATAGCTACTATGGCAGGCTATCAACTTCGTTCTTTAATCATTATTCAGAATTTAAGTCAGCTATACAGCATCTATGGCAAAGACACCTCGATTATCTCGAACTGTGCCGTAAGGGTATTTTACACGCCCAACGATGATAATACACCAAAAGTAATATCAAACATGTTGGGTAAAGAAACTATAACCGTAACCTCTAAATCTGAAACCAATAATTTATTAAAGAAAAACAAATCATGGCAATCTGCTGCTAGAGATTTAATGACAGTCGATGAAGTATTAAATCTTCCTGAAAGTCAAGAGATTGTTTTTATCAATGGTAAACGCCCTATTTTGGCTAAAAAGCTTTTATATTACAAAATCCCTTTCTTTTTAAATAGGGTATCTATATGGCAAAAAGAAGATAACAATGTACTTAATCCTAAGTACCCACCACTTTTAAAATCAGATTATTGTACTATCGTGGATAGTTATACTAAGTTATTACCCAAAGCTGTAGAAAAAGGAAAATTAAATTCATTAAGCAATAACATAACGCTAAAAAAGAATACTAAAAAAATTAATAGTAAATTAAGCGTTATCAGTTTGTATATATTAACAATCAAAAATAAAATAAAAACCTTATTAGCTAAGAAAAAACAGCAACCAGAAAAAATATCACAGCCCAATTTTGTGGTCAAAGACAGTATAAATGAACTGCAAAAACCTAAAACCAAGACATCTATTACTTCAGCTATTACTTCAGCTGAAGAAGTCCCTGTAACAGCTATAGAAGATATACAACAAATTGAAGAATTAGAACCTATACAAAATGAAAGTGAGGATAATATGAATATGTTAGAAACTAAAACTGATGAACAAATACCAGGAATGGGTGATTTAATAACTAAACAAAATACAACTAAAACAACAGAAAATGAAGCTACATTTACAGATACCTTTGAAGATGATGACATTAATCAAGCTAAAGATAACTATACAGAAACTGTTAATAACAATAATGATGAAACTAAAAATACAGAGATAGAACATGTAAAATCTGATGAAGGAAGTGAAACTAAAGAAATAAATTCAAAAGCTGAAGATAATAAAACTAACCAAGTAAATGTAGTAACTGAACAAACATCCACTGAAACTTCAACAAATGAACCAAAACCTACAACAAAATCTAAAAAAACAATTATTCAAAGAAAACTTATCAAAAGAAAATCTCCTTCTGAAGTAGATATGAAAATGCTTTCATATCTACATAATTTAGGAATTGCAAATATTGAAGAACTCAATTTTTATTTAGATAATTGCACTTTATCTATAGATGAAATTCAAGAAAAAATAGCTAGATATCAACAAGAACTTGATGAGTTTGCTGCTATTTATGATGAATTAGAGGCTAGCTAA
- the trbB gene encoding P-type conjugative transfer ATPase TrbB gives MKDNTRFTERLDFLFQDIKPYLIDDDVCEIMVNDDSKVWVDTFSKGLIYTGKILTNDIVSNIIVQIANHSHKICNKDNPLLEAEILNMRFQGFLSPDIVKNSSFCIRKHAKKIFNLDDYVQNKTMTKYQKEIIIQAIYNRKNIIVAGGTGSGKTTLVNALLFEIAKLNNRIIIIEDTKELKCDAENKLALISTKTTSMEDLLRATLRSRPDRIIVGEVRGSEAFTLINAWSTGHKGGISTVHSNSAFHTLTRIETLVGFGTDKVQPSIIVDAIDVIIYIKKTPTGRVIEEIRKVITYDKKKEEYITEKLA, from the coding sequence ATGAAAGATAATACTAGATTTACTGAAAGATTAGATTTCCTTTTTCAAGATATAAAGCCTTATTTGATAGATGACGATGTCTGTGAAATTATGGTTAATGATGATTCCAAAGTATGGGTAGATACATTTTCAAAAGGGCTTATCTATACAGGAAAAATCCTCACAAATGATATCGTAAGTAATATTATTGTACAAATTGCAAACCACTCACATAAGATTTGCAATAAGGATAATCCACTACTTGAAGCCGAGATTTTAAATATGCGTTTTCAAGGCTTTTTATCGCCAGATATAGTTAAAAATTCAAGCTTTTGTATTAGAAAACACGCAAAAAAAATCTTTAACCTTGATGATTATGTACAAAACAAAACCATGACTAAATATCAAAAAGAAATTATTATACAGGCTATTTATAATAGAAAAAATATCATAGTAGCAGGTGGCACAGGTAGCGGCAAAACGACCTTAGTAAATGCCTTGCTTTTTGAAATAGCTAAATTAAATAACAGAATAATAATTATTGAAGATACCAAAGAGTTAAAATGTGATGCCGAAAATAAGCTGGCTTTAATTTCTACTAAAACTACATCAATGGAAGATTTATTAAGAGCAACGCTTCGTTCTCGCCCAGATAGAATTATCGTGGGAGAAGTTCGAGGTAGTGAAGCTTTCACACTTATAAATGCCTGGTCAACGGGACATAAAGGTGGTATCTCTACCGTACATTCTAATAGTGCTTTTCATACTTTAACAAGAATTGAAACCTTAGTAGGTTTTGGTACAGATAAGGTGCAACCTTCTATTATTGTAGATGCCATAGATGTAATAATTTATATCAAAAAAACGCCAACAGGTAGAGTAATAGAAGAAATAAGAAAAGTAATCACTTATGACAAGAAAAAAGAAGAATATATAACAGAAAAATTAGCTTAA
- a CDS encoding TrbC/VirB2 family protein, with amino-acid sequence MQKIIKFIMENKLFILQLTFLGIIAMNQTAFASDFAMNTSSPFDEPINKLKTIIVDNLPKVFILIATVLAGFTIAMGESQITGKISKLFLGAIAACFAGSIVAYFFLDGSSGACF; translated from the coding sequence ATGCAAAAAATTATTAAATTCATTATGGAAAATAAATTATTTATCTTACAGTTAACATTTTTAGGAATTATAGCTATGAATCAAACAGCGTTTGCTTCGGATTTTGCGATGAATACATCCTCGCCATTCGATGAACCTATTAATAAACTGAAAACTATAATTGTAGATAATTTGCCTAAAGTATTTATTTTAATTGCTACTGTTTTAGCAGGTTTTACCATCGCTATGGGGGAATCACAGATTACAGGAAAAATATCTAAATTATTTTTAGGTGCTATAGCTGCTTGTTTTGCTGGTAGTATAGTAGCATATTTCTTCTTAGATGGATCTTCTGGAGCGTGTTTTTAA
- a CDS encoding VirB3 family type IV secretion system protein yields MKYTIPVFKALTERATLLGGPKEIVLLNAVLALIIWTMFNTLWIIPFNLIIHFFSIYVNKFDDRFFICLLKFLHKKKFYDV; encoded by the coding sequence ATGAAATACACCATTCCTGTATTTAAAGCATTAACCGAAAGAGCCACACTACTTGGTGGTCCAAAAGAAATAGTCTTATTAAATGCAGTATTAGCACTTATTATTTGGACTATGTTTAATACTTTATGGATAATACCATTTAATCTTATAATTCATTTCTTCAGTATTTACGTGAATAAATTTGATGACAGGTTTTTTATTTGTTTACTTAAATTTTTACACAAGAAAAAATTTTATGATGTGTGA